A stretch of Spirosoma oryzicola DNA encodes these proteins:
- a CDS encoding glycosyltransferase family 2 protein — protein sequence MKLSVVIPAYNEEESLPPTLRALYQTLAKHGIPHEICVTNDNSKDGTLRVLNEMAANEIPTLVPFTNLGPNGFGYAVRYGLERFSGDCVAVFMADMSDDPEDLVKFYNKMLETDVDAVFGSRWGKGGKVIDYPPLKMYINRVANFIVKLLMGIKYNDTTNAFKLYKRETIEGIKPFLAPHFNLTVELPLKTIVRGYSFAVVPNSWTNRKYGESKLKIKEMGSRYFFILMYCLIEKYFSRGDFHKKPVTPVAQTVSR from the coding sequence ATGAAATTAAGCGTTGTTATACCGGCTTATAACGAAGAAGAATCGTTGCCGCCCACCTTACGGGCCTTGTACCAGACCTTGGCTAAACACGGTATTCCGCACGAGATCTGCGTGACCAACGACAACTCGAAAGACGGAACGTTACGGGTACTTAATGAAATGGCGGCTAATGAAATTCCAACGTTGGTTCCATTCACAAACCTTGGTCCTAACGGATTTGGCTACGCGGTTCGTTACGGACTGGAACGTTTTTCGGGCGACTGTGTGGCTGTATTTATGGCCGACATGTCTGATGATCCAGAAGATCTGGTTAAGTTTTATAATAAAATGCTTGAAACCGATGTCGACGCCGTATTTGGGTCGCGTTGGGGAAAGGGTGGAAAAGTAATTGACTACCCACCGCTTAAAATGTACATCAACCGCGTAGCCAACTTCATCGTTAAGCTGTTGATGGGGATTAAGTACAACGACACGACCAATGCGTTTAAGTTGTACAAGCGCGAGACCATTGAAGGCATTAAGCCCTTTTTAGCCCCTCACTTTAATCTGACGGTGGAGCTCCCACTGAAAACGATTGTGCGTGGTTACAGCTTCGCCGTTGTACCCAATAGCTGGACAAACCGGAAATACGGCGAGTCTAAACTAAAGATTAAAGAGATGGGCAGCCGCTACTTCTTTATCTTGATGTACTGCCTGATCGAAAAATATTTTTCGCGTGGTGATTTCCACAAAAAACCGGTGACGCCTGTAGCGCAAACAGTTAGCCGGTAG
- a CDS encoding YheT family hydrolase, which yields MPLLKSVYSGSPAYLYNGHLQTIIPSLTRNVTGVTYERERLTLADDDFIDLDWIDAGKKRLVILTHGLEGDSRRQYMLGTSRLFSRHGFDVLAWNCRSCSGEMNRAFRLYNHGEIGDIGEVINHALRTKSYEEIVLVGYSMGGNIILKYLGVHAKHAPDVIKRGVAISAPTDLGASAALLDRTSNRFYRNRFMKKLIAKLNQKADLFPGRLDMTKLKQVKQWRDFDDFFSAPVNGYHDANDFYNQASAVNYMADIAVPALLLNAKNDPLLSAECSPGWLAENHPSIFLETPATGGHVGFMVANDIYTYAERRALAFAEGTIDG from the coding sequence ATGCCACTGCTTAAATCTGTTTATTCTGGTTCGCCTGCCTACCTTTACAATGGTCATTTACAAACCATTATTCCAAGTCTTACCCGCAATGTCACTGGCGTTACTTACGAACGTGAACGGCTAACGCTCGCCGACGACGATTTTATCGACCTTGACTGGATCGATGCAGGAAAGAAACGACTGGTTATTCTGACGCATGGACTAGAGGGCGATAGCCGACGCCAATACATGCTTGGAACGTCCCGGCTGTTTTCTCGGCATGGCTTTGATGTGCTCGCCTGGAACTGTCGTTCGTGCAGTGGAGAGATGAACCGGGCTTTTCGGCTCTATAATCATGGTGAGATTGGTGATATTGGTGAGGTGATAAACCACGCATTACGCACCAAATCATACGAGGAAATCGTCTTGGTAGGCTACAGCATGGGAGGAAATATTATCCTGAAATACCTGGGTGTCCATGCAAAACACGCCCCCGATGTTATCAAGCGAGGAGTTGCCATTTCGGCCCCAACTGATTTGGGAGCTAGTGCTGCGCTGCTCGACCGGACTTCGAATCGTTTCTACCGGAATCGATTCATGAAAAAACTGATTGCGAAACTAAATCAGAAAGCCGACCTGTTTCCGGGCCGGCTGGATATGACAAAATTGAAGCAGGTAAAGCAATGGCGTGATTTCGACGATTTTTTCTCGGCTCCGGTAAACGGATACCACGATGCCAACGACTTTTACAATCAGGCTTCCGCCGTTAATTACATGGCTGACATTGCAGTACCCGCACTATTATTAAACGCAAAAAACGATCCGTTACTATCCGCCGAATGTTCACCCGGTTGGCTTGCTGAAAACCATCCGTCTATATTTTTAGAAACGCCCGCTACGGGTGGTCACGTTGGCTTTATGGTCGCGAATG
- a CDS encoding glycosyltransferase family 2 protein produces MVKVSVLIITYNQHKFIRAAIESALAQQTTFPIEILVGDDFSKDGTREIIQEYEQKYPGLVIGVLHPHNMGKNGGINCLETLKLAKGEYWALMDGDDYWIDPLKLQKQADLLDAHSDYSTVFSNTRVIFEDGSPSYLLNGPDMKPYYTLDDLIGEDEIWFMATSSCMYRNNIKEYPAWFRESSSGDIPRLILKAKLGKIGYIPDVMSVYRKNRGGASYADNYYDESFLRNRIQMYSDINRELDYRYDHLLRRNIARYYRMMLDSKQYKDTYFRRAKVAIQYLYLGKPEWDKAKKVIRDYIVPQPLAKLYSTIRLLPYR; encoded by the coding sequence ATGGTTAAAGTTAGCGTGCTGATTATTACTTACAATCAGCATAAATTCATTCGCGCTGCCATCGAGAGCGCTCTTGCTCAGCAGACAACGTTTCCAATTGAAATTCTGGTGGGCGATGATTTTTCAAAAGATGGTACGCGTGAGATTATTCAAGAGTATGAGCAAAAATATCCTGGCTTAGTTATTGGTGTACTACATCCTCACAACATGGGGAAAAATGGGGGGATCAACTGCCTTGAGACCCTAAAGCTAGCCAAAGGTGAATATTGGGCCTTGATGGATGGCGATGATTACTGGATAGATCCGCTGAAACTGCAAAAACAGGCCGATCTATTAGACGCTCATTCTGACTATTCCACTGTTTTTAGCAACACGCGGGTCATTTTCGAAGATGGGTCGCCGTCGTACCTACTCAACGGCCCCGACATGAAGCCCTATTATACGCTGGATGATTTGATCGGCGAGGATGAGATCTGGTTTATGGCTACGTCAAGTTGCATGTACCGGAACAACATCAAGGAGTACCCGGCCTGGTTTCGGGAATCATCGAGCGGTGATATTCCCCGCTTGATCCTGAAGGCAAAACTGGGTAAGATTGGATATATCCCGGATGTGATGTCGGTTTATCGTAAAAACCGGGGTGGAGCTAGTTACGCAGATAACTACTACGACGAATCATTTCTGCGCAATCGAATTCAAATGTATAGCGACATCAACCGGGAGCTTGATTACCGCTACGATCACCTTTTGCGCCGGAATATTGCTCGCTATTACCGGATGATGCTCGATTCGAAACAATACAAAGACACTTATTTCCGTCGCGCCAAAGTGGCCATTCAGTACCTTTATCTGGGAAAACCAGAGTGGGATAAGGCGAAAAAAGTAATTCGTGATTATATTGTTCCTCAGCCGTTAGCGAAATTGTACAGTACAATTCGTTTGTTGCCTTACCGATAA